In Luxibacter massiliensis, the genomic stretch TGAACAGGATGTAAGGGCCACGGGCAGAACCTCCATGGGAGTCCGCGGTATGAATTTAAGCGACAGGGATAAGGTTATTGCTATGCAGATGAACACCCAGGGAGCAGAACTATTGATTGTCTCAGAAAAGGGCATGGGAAAAAGGACCGATCTAGATGAATTTACGAGACAGAATAGAGGCGGTAAAGGTGTAAAATGTTATAAGATAACTGAAAAGACCGGGAATGTAGTGGGCATGAAGGCCGTAGATGAGGATAATGAGATTATGATTATAAATACAGAAGGAATCATTATCAGGATGGAGTGCTCAGATATTTCTGTCTTAGGACGTGTCACATCAGGTGTTAAGCTTATAAATCTTCCTGAGAATGAAACTGTAGCAAGTGTCGCAAAAGTGAGGAAGGCCTCGGCAGAAATTGACGGGGAGAAGGTAGAAATCTCTGAAGATGAGGAAGGCAGTTAAATAGTATTTTATAATGTCAGTTGAACGTGTACCTGGAAGGGATTGAGTTAGGATGCAATCAATTGGCTTAAACATGAAGATAAAATTTGGGGGACTGCAAAATTTGCAGTCCCCCAAATTTAAGTCTCATCTCTATTGTGCCAAAGCTGCTCTCATTGCCAGTTCTTGTGTATTGTGCCATACATAAACTTCAATAAAGGCTTTTGATACCTTACTCAATTTAAATATACTGATTGAACTGCTAATGTTCAATAAGGTAAAACGAGTAAAATCATGCAGTGAATATTTTAGGACTATTATCTATGGTTTCATTCTTTTTTTGCAGAATATTCCCTTAAAATAATTTCTGCAGTTTTCTTTACTGTTTCTGAAACAAATTTAGTGCACTGTGCTTTGCGTTCGGGAGAATTTTTTTCTTTCCCCCTGGTAAGTATACGGCAGCAGGAGGCGCCAAAGGAATTAGTAAAATATTCATGTAGTTCCTGGCTTAATTTAAAGCACTCTTTAATTTGAGGATCACCAGGGATAGTACGTCCAAAAAAGTAACCCAAGATCATTGTTCCACCGGCAAGAGCACCGCAGATACAGCCTCCGCCACCCAGGCCCCATGGGAACCCTGAGCTCATGGCAATAGCATCGTCTGATAAATCTAGTTGAAAATGCTTGCGTATAGCGTAAATGACAGCTTCAGAACAGGCAAATCCTGAATGAAAAATTTCAACAGCGTCTTTTTGGAGCTCTTTTATATCAATTTCAGTATAAAAATCTGTGTTTAGTTTTTTTCTACTTTCCATTTGCTTTCCCCCATTTATTTTAACTATATTGAATTATATATATCTAATTTTTAAATATCCGCATAAATACTATACTTTCAAGCATTTTGAAGTATAGCGAAGCACTCATTTTACCACAAATTTACCACCATTGAACGAGCTTTGATATGACTATAAAATAACACTATCAAGACATCATTGACACCAAAATGGTGTCTTTTTTTAAAAGCAGTTAATTATAAAGACTAATTGCTGTGTGTAAGGATATGGAAATATCTTATAGAAAAACTATATCTTTTCAACTTTCTTTCTGATTTTTCTTCTTAGCTTAAAAAAGAACCTTTTAGAATATTCATCATTCTTCACTAGCAATTCATATGTTTCGATAACACCAAGTGAATACATAAAACCTAATATTCCGACAGCAAGACCAAGGAATACAAGGGCATGATATTCTGACCATAAAAGGTAACCTCTTTTAGTTAAGGCAAAAGTTAGTAAGCATACAATAAATAGAACCGTACAAGGAATAGCAACAATTACATATTTTTTCTTTCTTGAATTATATTCCTTTGTCAGTTCTTTCATATATTCATAATCAAACAACAAGGGTTCTTGTGTCAAAATGTTATATTCTTGTTTTTCAGAAAACATTCCTATAACAAAAGATATAATTCCAACTGCAAAACAAATTGCCATTCCTAAGTAACGCCAAACAGTATTATCATGGAACATTGTATATGGTATACCGGCTAAAACAATAAACATAGCCCCAACGCTAATATAACAACACAGTTTTTTCTGATTAGCTATAAATCCCTTTGCCATTTCTTTACTAACATAATATCCATGTTCTTCGTCAACTTGCATAGCCTTTTCATCTTTTAATAAAAAATCAGTAGACACTTCAAAGATATTTGATAATAGCAAAAGTTTTTCCGTTTCTGGAAACCCTTGATTATTTTCCCATTTGCTAATAGCTTGTCTTGTAGTTCCGACTTGCTCAGCTAAAGCCTCTTGTGATAACCCTTTTTCTTTTCTTAACTTAAAAATCTTTTTACCTAAACTCATTGCGTAATACCTCCTGTGATTTGATAAACAAATTCTATCAAGCCACGTTGTCATATTCTATATTTCTTGAAATGCACATTAGCAACTTTGAGTTGCAACTGTGTTTTTTTTCTGGAATCATGCTCTTTTATCAAAAATTGGAGATTTTTATTGCATTTTCTATAAATTATGATAATTGTTTTATGATGAATATTTGTATATTTTTATATATCTTATTGAATTACTAATGTTCAATAAGTATACTTAAAGGGCCCCCTAAATACATGCCCTTCGGACGGGCGACTGCGTTTAATAAGGTTATACTATAAAAAATGGCAAAAGGAAAGTAAGAAAGTCAGATTTTATAAAAAGACAAAAACAATTGAAAAGTTAAAAGCCATGGAAAGGAAAAACATTATATATTATGATTCGGACAATTAATGTTGAAAAAATTACAGAAAATATAAAAGAGATGTGTATAGAAGCAAATTATTTTTTGTCATCAGATATGAAGAAAGCTATGGGAGAAGCTGCAAAAAAGGAAGAAGCTTTATTAGGGAAGCAAATATTAGCTCAACTCCAGGAAAACTTGGAGATTGCAGCATCTGAAACAATACCAATTTGTCAGGATACAGGAATGGCAGTAATTTTTTTGGATATTGGGCAGGATGTGCATTTAGAAGGAGGATCTCTAGAAGATGCAGTCAATGAAGGTGTCCGCCGTGGATATATAGAGGGATATTTAAGAAAGTCTGTGGTCAGAGATCCTATCGATAGGGAAAATACAAAAGATAATACACCAGCGGTTATTCATACAAAAATAGTTGAGGGGGATAAAGTAAAGATTAAAGTAGCGCCGAAAGGATTCGGAAGTGAAAATATGAGCCGGGTATTTATGCTAAAGCCGGCAGAAGGAATAGAGGGGGTAAAACAAGCAGTTCTGACTGCTGTGAGAGATGCGGGGCCGAATGCCTGTCCTCCTATGGTTGTAGGAGTAGGTGTCGGAGGAACATTTGAAAAATGTGCTATAATGGCAAAAGAAGCTTTGACTAGAGAAGTAGGTACTCATTCTGACATTCCATATGTAAATGAATTAGAAAAAGAACTGTTAGAGAAAATTAATAAACTAGGAATTGGGCCAGGCGGCCTTGGCGGAACAATAACAGCATTAGCTGTCCATATCAATACTTACCCCACACATATTGCAGGATTACCTGTGGGGGTAAACATTTGCTGCCATGTGAACAGACATATAGAGAGAGAGATCTGAGCAAAGGGGGACTGTCCCTTTTGCAAAGGGGACTGTCCCCTTTGTTTTTCATTTTCAGAATATTCTGATAAATCATTGAGAAAGGATACGTTATGGACAAGTATATTACAACCCCTATTACTAAAGAAATTACAAAATCCCTTCATTCAGGAGATTATGTTTATATTACAGGAACTATTTATACGGCACGGGATGCTGCACATAAGAGAATGTATGAAATTTTGGAAGAAGGGAAAACCCTTCCTATTAATTTAAAGGACCAGATTATTTATTACATGGGTCCCTCCCCTGCACGTGAAGGGCGTCCTATAGGTTCTGCGGGACCTACAACTGCCAGCCGGATGGATAAATATACCCCACGTTTTTTAGACTTAGGCCTTGGCGCTATGATTGGCAAAGGAAAAAGGAGTAAAGAAGTCATTGATGCAATTGTCAGAAATGATTCTGTTTATTTTGCAGCCGTTGGAGGAGCAGGTGCTTTACTATCAAAATGTATCACAAGTTCTGAAGTTATCGTTTATAATGATTTAGGGACTGAAGCTATCCGCAGGCTTACAGTTGAAAAATTACCTGTAATTGTTGTAGTTGACAGTCAAGGAAATAACTTATATGAGACTGCAATTAAAGAATATAATCGGGAAATATAAAAAGTGTGGACTGTTATATCCAGTGGACTCATTATGCATATCTTTTAGTACAGATGCATATTTAAAATAATTTTATTGAGAGGAAAACGTGATGAAGCGTATATTACTGATGGTTTTTAGAAATATTATATTAGTTCCTTTTATGTGGTGCCGCTTGTGTTACCATGCATCCCATACAGAGAAATATACTGAAAAGCAGCAGTATGATTTACTTAAATTTATTGTACTTCGTGCAAATAAAGGTGGGAATGTGCGGATTATTACTCATGGCGTTGAAAATATACCTCAGGAGAATGGCTTTATGTTTTTTCCGAATCATCAAGGCTTATATGATGTACTTGCAATTCTTGAGGCATGCCCGAAGCCATTTTCAGTTGTAGCAAAAAAAGATATAGGAAATATTCCATTTTTAAAACAAGTATTTGCCTGTATGAAAGCCTATTTATTAGACCGGGAAAATATACGGCAGGCAATGCAGGTAATTATGGATGTATCAAATGAAGTAAAAAATGGAAGAAACTATCTAATTTTTGCAGAAGGGACAAGATCTAAAAATGGGAATAAAATAGGAGAATTTAAAGGAGGCAGCTTTAAATCTGCTACTAAAGCAAAATGCCCTATTGTCCCCGTAGCGCTGATAGATTCTTTTAAACCTTTTGATACGAATACCATCAATAAAGTTAGCGTGCAAGTGCATTTTTTAAAGCCATTATATTATGAAGAATATAAAAACATGAAAACAACAGAAATTGCGGCATTGGTGCAGGAAAAGATACAAAATACAATTGAAGAAAATGTAAAATAAGATCCAGATAGGAGTGCCGCTTTTCTTGCGGCGTTGGATACGCCATAACGTTCTCCATAATGAATAAGTGATAGACGATATCTCATATCTCGTGTCATACTTGCCATGGGAGGATACTCCTTTATGTTTTTTGGGTTGTGGTGATTCAAATATATCACAAAGAGAGGTAATTCT encodes the following:
- a CDS encoding helix-turn-helix domain-containing protein encodes the protein MSLGKKIFKLRKEKGLSQEALAEQVGTTRQAISKWENNQGFPETEKLLLLSNIFEVSTDFLLKDEKAMQVDEEHGYYVSKEMAKGFIANQKKLCCYISVGAMFIVLAGIPYTMFHDNTVWRYLGMAICFAVGIISFVIGMFSEKQEYNILTQEPLLFDYEYMKELTKEYNSRKKKYVIVAIPCTVLFIVCLLTFALTKRGYLLWSEYHALVFLGLAVGILGFMYSLGVIETYELLVKNDEYSKRFFFKLRRKIRKKVEKI
- a CDS encoding C-GCAxxG-C-C family (seleno)protein, with the translated sequence MESRKKLNTDFYTEIDIKELQKDAVEIFHSGFACSEAVIYAIRKHFQLDLSDDAIAMSSGFPWGLGGGGCICGALAGGTMILGYFFGRTIPGDPQIKECFKLSQELHEYFTNSFGASCCRILTRGKEKNSPERKAQCTKFVSETVKKTAEIILREYSAKKE
- a CDS encoding Fe-S-containing hydro-lyase, with protein sequence MDKYITTPITKEITKSLHSGDYVYITGTIYTARDAAHKRMYEILEEGKTLPINLKDQIIYYMGPSPAREGRPIGSAGPTTASRMDKYTPRFLDLGLGAMIGKGKRSKEVIDAIVRNDSVYFAAVGGAGALLSKCITSSEVIVYNDLGTEAIRRLTVEKLPVIVVVDSQGNNLYETAIKEYNREI
- a CDS encoding fumarate hydratase — translated: MIRTINVEKITENIKEMCIEANYFLSSDMKKAMGEAAKKEEALLGKQILAQLQENLEIAASETIPICQDTGMAVIFLDIGQDVHLEGGSLEDAVNEGVRRGYIEGYLRKSVVRDPIDRENTKDNTPAVIHTKIVEGDKVKIKVAPKGFGSENMSRVFMLKPAEGIEGVKQAVLTAVRDAGPNACPPMVVGVGVGGTFEKCAIMAKEALTREVGTHSDIPYVNELEKELLEKINKLGIGPGGLGGTITALAVHINTYPTHIAGLPVGVNICCHVNRHIEREI
- a CDS encoding lysophospholipid acyltransferase family protein, which produces MKRILLMVFRNIILVPFMWCRLCYHASHTEKYTEKQQYDLLKFIVLRANKGGNVRIITHGVENIPQENGFMFFPNHQGLYDVLAILEACPKPFSVVAKKDIGNIPFLKQVFACMKAYLLDRENIRQAMQVIMDVSNEVKNGRNYLIFAEGTRSKNGNKIGEFKGGSFKSATKAKCPIVPVALIDSFKPFDTNTINKVSVQVHFLKPLYYEEYKNMKTTEIAALVQEKIQNTIEENVK